A stretch of Physeter macrocephalus isolate SW-GA chromosome 6, ASM283717v5, whole genome shotgun sequence DNA encodes these proteins:
- the LOC129391346 gene encoding hyaluronan synthase 2-like codes for MGSHCSFGDDRHLTNRVLSLGYATKYTARSKCLTETPKGYLRWLNQQTRWSQSRVREWLYNAVWFHKHHLRMTYEAVITGFFPFLLIATVIRLFYRSKIWNMLLFLLTVQLVGLIKSSSASCLRGNIIMVFMSLYSMLYMSSLLPAKMFAVATISKAGWGTSGRKSIVNFIGLIPVSVWYTILLGGVIFTIYKESKKPFSESKQTILIVGTCLYACYWVMFLTLYVVLIKNCGRRNTGQQYDMVLDV; via the coding sequence atgggcaGCCACTGTAGTTTTGGAGATGACAGGCATCTAACAAACCGAGTGCTGAGCCTGGGCTATGCAACAAAATACACAGCTCGATCCAAATGCCTTACTGAAACACCTAAGGGATATCTCAGATGGTTAAACCAGCAGACCCGTTGGAGCCAGTCCCGCGTCCGAGAGTGGCTGTACAATGCAGTGTGGTTTCATAAACATCACTTGCGGATGACCTATGAAGCAGTCATCACtgggttcttccctttccttctcattGCCACAGTAATCCGGCTCTTCTACAGGAGTAAAATTTGGAACATGCTCCTTTTCTTGTTAACTGTCCAGTTAGTGGGTCTCATAAAATCATCTTCTGCCAGCTGCCTTAGAGGAAATATCATCATGGTCTTCATGTCCCTCTACTCAATGTTATACATGTCAAGTTTACTTCCCGCCAAGATGTTTGCAGTTGCAACGATAAGCAAAGCTGGGTGGGGCACATCTGGAAGGAAATCCATTGTTAATTTCATAGGACTCATTCCAGTATCAGTTTGGTATACAATCCTCCTGGGTGGTGTGATTTTCACCAtttataaggaatctaaaaagcCATTCTCAGAATCCAAACAGACAATTTTAATTGTTGGAACATGTCTCTATGCATGCTATTGGGTCATGTTTTTGACACTGTATGTGGTTCTCATCAAAAACTGTGGCAGGCGGAACACGGGACAACAGTATGACATGGTGCTTGATGTATGA